The Desulfocurvibacter africanus subsp. africanus DSM 2603 genome includes a region encoding these proteins:
- a CDS encoding substrate-binding domain-containing protein, translating into MKKTLRILSLSLTLTLTAALMLAAPLMAAETLMMATTTSTDDTGLLDYLAPKFTEDTGIELRWTATGTGKALKLGETCDVDVLLVHAPSAEKKFVEQGFGDTRTEVMYNDFVIMGPKSDPAKVKGKSVAEALAAIRKNGATFVSRGDNSGTHKAELTLWDKVGGGTPDKEKWYVSTGQGMLQSIAVATEKNGYVMADRGTFIKYEADNKGNPPLVVLVEGDKVLFNQYSVVTLSQKNCPNAKHALAKQYSDWMASKKTQKLIGDFKLMGKQLFTPNAK; encoded by the coding sequence ATGAAGAAGACTCTGCGCATCCTGTCCCTGAGCCTGACCCTCACACTGACCGCGGCACTGATGCTGGCCGCGCCTCTCATGGCCGCCGAAACGCTCATGATGGCCACCACGACCTCCACCGACGATACGGGCCTGCTGGATTATCTGGCGCCCAAGTTCACGGAGGACACCGGCATAGAGCTGCGCTGGACCGCTACGGGCACCGGCAAGGCACTCAAGCTGGGCGAAACCTGCGACGTGGACGTGCTGCTGGTGCACGCGCCCTCGGCCGAGAAGAAGTTCGTGGAGCAGGGCTTTGGCGATACACGCACCGAGGTTATGTATAACGACTTCGTCATCATGGGACCCAAGTCCGACCCGGCCAAGGTAAAGGGCAAGAGCGTGGCCGAGGCCCTGGCCGCCATCCGCAAGAATGGCGCGACCTTCGTCAGCCGCGGCGACAATTCCGGCACGCACAAGGCCGAGCTGACCCTGTGGGATAAGGTCGGCGGCGGAACGCCCGACAAGGAAAAGTGGTACGTGTCCACGGGCCAGGGCATGCTGCAGAGCATCGCCGTCGCCACGGAGAAGAACGGCTACGTCATGGCCGATCGCGGCACGTTCATCAAATACGAAGCCGACAACAAGGGCAATCCGCCGCTGGTCGTCCTGGTGGAGGGCGACAAGGTGCTCTTCAACCAGTACAGCGTCGTCACCCTGAGCCAGAAGAACTGCCCCAATGCCAAGCACGCGCTTGCCAAGCAGTACTCCGACTGGATGGCCAGCAAAAAGACCCAGAAGCTGATCGGCGACTTCAAGCTCATGGGCAAGCAGCTCTTCACGCCCAACGCCAAGTAG
- a CDS encoding PAS domain-containing hybrid sensor histidine kinase/response regulator, producing MADLARENERLRAEIDRLASYRDMIESSPDLVMRFSAEGRILFANPAIEGLTGLRPEMTLGLTPQEIGFPEDDSERIHQAVLEVIATGRGFLDEVTLYTLQGEVILQFRYALQRDAQRHGAAVLGFARNITREKRLERSHRLAKEQAEALASEVSTILASMVDGVGVYGPGGELRYMNRAGEAILDRSLEERCMSMRDRWALLRLETPDGHVLPDDQRPVFRALQGETVHYERLVIRRGCGGKLICLSAAPIRNAEGTLLGAVATFKDMTHKHALEQQREELLAALKAERALLQAVFKSAPGGILVTDPFGRLTMANPAADNIRGEPYPIGRTVWEIEDFTILRPDGRPWPKDELPLERSALHGEISERVRMSFVQPNGARREILCNTAPIRDEQDRPTGAVGVFQDITELCETMEALRVSRNEIRTLVENVPDLIVRVNRQYCRTYINHAWEKYTGRSAAEYINTHISEPFLPERADYLVPYRKALDEAFATGERRSFDCSYLTRLGVAHLSTFIIPEFSSDGEVESALVMARDVTALKALEHELRQAKEIAEEASRAKSEFLAHMSHEIRTPLNGMLGMAELAESATLEERTRHFLHLARESGNHLLGLINDILDLSRIEAGELRIERYGFDLRAEVRLLAESMSVLADQKGLLLECRLDERIPKYLLGDAGRLRQILVNLVGNALKFTRQGGVLLLVESGEGQTVEQGDIRLLFSVSDTGIGIEKDKFPTIFENFAKLDDSAEQVGTGLGLSICRRLVEMMGGRIWLESEVGVGSTFHVSLPFGQQVASAQAVQESLAPCETKSAVRVRPLKILLAEDNEINQFFVSTLLEDRGHSVTIAGNGLEAVQRLKSERYDLIFMDARMPVMDGVEATRIIRSNPPAGVDPATPIIALTAYTLQGDRERLMAEGMDDYLAKPVDSNELDRMLARLFPTDETDE from the coding sequence TTGGCCGATCTCGCCAGGGAAAATGAACGTCTCCGCGCGGAAATCGATCGATTGGCAAGCTACCGAGACATGATCGAGAGCTCGCCTGACCTCGTCATGCGCTTCAGCGCGGAGGGGCGCATCCTTTTCGCCAATCCCGCCATCGAAGGGCTGACCGGCCTGCGGCCCGAAATGACTCTTGGCCTTACGCCACAGGAAATCGGCTTCCCCGAGGATGATTCCGAGCGCATTCATCAGGCCGTGCTGGAGGTCATCGCCACGGGCCGGGGCTTTCTGGACGAAGTGACCCTGTACACGCTGCAGGGCGAGGTGATCCTCCAGTTCCGCTATGCCCTGCAACGGGATGCGCAGAGGCATGGCGCGGCCGTGCTTGGCTTCGCCCGGAACATCACCAGGGAAAAGCGCCTTGAGCGCTCGCACAGGCTGGCCAAAGAGCAGGCCGAGGCCCTGGCGAGCGAGGTGTCAACCATTCTGGCCTCCATGGTCGACGGAGTCGGCGTTTACGGGCCGGGCGGCGAATTGCGCTACATGAACCGGGCCGGCGAAGCCATCCTTGACCGCTCGCTCGAAGAGAGGTGCATGAGCATGCGCGATCGCTGGGCTCTGCTGCGCCTGGAGACGCCGGATGGCCATGTCCTGCCCGATGACCAGCGCCCAGTTTTCCGTGCCCTGCAGGGCGAGACGGTGCACTACGAGCGGCTGGTAATTCGCAGGGGATGCGGCGGCAAGTTGATTTGCCTGAGCGCCGCGCCCATCAGGAACGCCGAGGGAACCCTGCTCGGGGCCGTGGCCACGTTCAAGGACATGACCCACAAGCATGCGCTGGAGCAGCAGCGCGAGGAACTCCTGGCCGCGCTCAAAGCCGAGCGGGCCCTGCTGCAGGCCGTGTTTAAGAGCGCGCCCGGGGGCATACTGGTCACGGATCCCTTCGGACGGCTGACCATGGCGAATCCCGCGGCCGATAACATCCGCGGCGAGCCCTATCCGATAGGCAGGACTGTCTGGGAGATTGAGGATTTCACTATTCTACGTCCCGACGGCAGGCCCTGGCCAAAGGATGAACTGCCCCTAGAGCGTTCGGCCCTGCATGGCGAGATCAGTGAAAGGGTCAGGATGTCGTTCGTCCAACCTAATGGCGCTCGTCGCGAGATCCTGTGCAACACCGCGCCCATTCGCGACGAGCAGGATCGCCCTACCGGGGCCGTGGGCGTATTCCAGGACATCACGGAACTCTGCGAAACCATGGAGGCTTTGCGCGTAAGCCGCAACGAAATCCGCACGCTTGTCGAGAACGTTCCGGACCTGATCGTGCGCGTGAACCGGCAGTACTGCCGCACGTACATCAATCATGCCTGGGAAAAGTACACGGGAAGGTCCGCCGCAGAGTATATCAATACGCATATTTCCGAGCCCTTCCTGCCAGAACGTGCGGACTACCTGGTCCCATACCGCAAGGCTCTGGATGAGGCCTTCGCCACGGGCGAGCGCAGGAGTTTCGACTGCTCCTACCTCACCCGCTTGGGTGTGGCCCATTTAAGCACCTTCATCATCCCGGAGTTCTCCTCCGATGGGGAGGTCGAGAGCGCCCTGGTGATGGCCCGCGATGTGACCGCGCTCAAAGCGCTGGAGCACGAGTTGCGCCAAGCCAAGGAGATTGCCGAGGAAGCCAGCAGGGCCAAGAGCGAGTTCCTGGCGCACATGAGCCACGAGATCCGCACGCCTCTGAACGGAATGCTGGGCATGGCCGAACTGGCCGAATCAGCCACCCTTGAGGAGCGGACCAGGCACTTCCTGCACCTTGCGCGCGAATCGGGCAATCATCTGCTGGGCCTCATCAACGACATCCTCGATCTGTCCAGGATCGAGGCTGGGGAGCTGCGCATCGAACGATACGGCTTCGACTTGCGGGCCGAGGTGCGTTTGCTCGCCGAATCCATGTCCGTGCTGGCGGACCAGAAGGGGCTCTTGCTGGAGTGCCGCCTGGATGAGCGCATCCCCAAGTACCTGCTGGGCGATGCCGGGCGACTACGACAGATTCTCGTCAACCTCGTGGGCAATGCCCTCAAGTTCACCCGGCAGGGAGGCGTGCTGTTGCTGGTCGAGTCGGGAGAGGGACAGACCGTCGAACAGGGCGATATCCGGCTGCTGTTTTCGGTCAGCGATACCGGCATCGGCATCGAGAAGGACAAGTTCCCCACGATCTTCGAGAACTTCGCTAAGCTGGACGATTCGGCCGAGCAGGTGGGTACGGGGCTGGGCCTGTCCATCTGTCGGCGGCTCGTGGAGATGATGGGCGGACGCATATGGCTGGAGAGCGAGGTCGGTGTCGGCAGCACATTCCACGTCAGCCTGCCTTTCGGGCAGCAGGTCGCTTCCGCGCAGGCCGTTCAGGAAAGCTTGGCTCCATGCGAGACGAAATCCGCCGTCCGGGTGCGGCCGCTGAAAATCTTGCTGGCCGAAGACAATGAGATCAATCAGTTCTTCGTCTCGACTCTTCTCGAAGACAGGGGACATAGCGTCACCATCGCGGGCAACGGCCTGGAGGCTGTGCAGCGCCTCAAGTCCGAACGTTACGACCTGATTTTCATGGACGCGCGCATGCCGGTCATGGACGGTGTGGAAGCCACGCGCATCATCCGTTCCAATCCGCCAGCGGGCGTCGATCCGGCCACGCCCATCATCGCCCTGACCGCCTATACCTTGCAGGGCGATCGTGAACGGCTCATGGCCGAAGGCATGGATGACTATCTGGCCAAGCCCGTGGATTCGAACGAACTGGATCGAATGCTAGCACGCTTATTTCCGACGGACGAGACGGACGAATAG
- the modB gene encoding molybdate ABC transporter permease subunit — protein sequence MSIDAFLSPLLLTLRVAGLATAAALLMGVACAYVLARYRFPGRDWLDAVLTLPLVLPPTVLGYYLIVLIGRRGLLGKWLYDNFGLNLMFTWQGAVIAASVVAFPLVFKSARAALEGVSANLENAARTLGASELEVFLRVSLPLALRGIMAGTMLALARAMGEFGATLMVAGNLPGRTQTLSLAVYSATQAGQDDLANVLVVTISIVCALILVITSKLVKPKA from the coding sequence ATGAGCATTGACGCCTTCCTGTCCCCCCTGCTGCTCACCTTGCGCGTGGCCGGGCTGGCCACCGCCGCCGCACTGCTCATGGGCGTGGCCTGCGCCTATGTCCTGGCGCGCTACCGCTTTCCGGGCCGCGACTGGCTGGACGCCGTGCTGACCCTGCCCTTGGTGCTGCCGCCAACGGTGCTGGGCTACTACCTCATCGTGCTCATCGGCCGTCGCGGCCTGCTGGGCAAATGGCTGTACGACAATTTCGGCTTGAACCTCATGTTCACCTGGCAGGGCGCGGTCATAGCCGCATCCGTGGTCGCCTTCCCCCTCGTGTTCAAATCCGCCCGAGCCGCTTTGGAGGGCGTAAGCGCAAACCTGGAGAACGCCGCGCGCACCCTGGGCGCGAGCGAACTGGAGGTTTTCCTGCGCGTGTCGCTGCCGCTGGCACTGCGCGGCATCATGGCCGGAACCATGTTGGCCTTGGCCAGGGCCATGGGAGAGTTCGGGGCCACACTTATGGTCGCCGGCAACCTGCCCGGCAGGACCCAGACCTTGTCACTGGCTGTATACAGCGCCACGCAGGCAGGCCAAGACGACCTGGCCAACGTCCTGGTGGTTACCATCTCCATCGTCTGCGCTCTTATCCTCGTGATCACAAGCAAACTCGTGAAGCCCAAGGCATAA
- a CDS encoding formate dehydrogenase accessory sulfurtransferase FdhD, with product MTANPAENLVQVACRQFKNGAWRDFEDVVSREEIMAVAVAGQQPRFLWAYPHDLETLALGHVRLEVCGALQEPVLTTRQGNNFYLDLRMVQPDLSAQDQQRADPFPGQLSARDVLTAMEELFRIEGLWQDTGCFHRAALYDPAAREFPFMAQDIGRHNCLDRCAGWLLREGRDPASLALFVSARVTASLCLKIRKLGVPMVVSKSAVTTASLDMAAKSGLTLVGFAREGRFTVFADPKGRIGQ from the coding sequence ATGACGGCCAATCCGGCGGAAAATTTGGTCCAGGTAGCTTGTCGCCAATTCAAGAATGGCGCATGGCGCGACTTCGAGGACGTGGTCAGCCGCGAGGAGATCATGGCCGTCGCCGTGGCTGGTCAGCAGCCACGCTTCCTGTGGGCCTATCCCCACGATCTGGAGACGTTGGCCCTGGGCCATGTCAGGCTGGAGGTCTGCGGCGCGCTGCAGGAACCGGTGCTCACCACGCGCCAGGGCAACAACTTCTACCTCGACTTGCGCATGGTCCAGCCGGACCTGTCGGCTCAAGATCAGCAGCGGGCCGATCCGTTTCCCGGGCAGCTTTCGGCTCGGGACGTGCTCACGGCCATGGAGGAGCTCTTCCGCATCGAAGGGTTGTGGCAGGACACGGGCTGTTTCCATCGCGCGGCGCTCTACGATCCTGCGGCCAGGGAGTTCCCCTTCATGGCCCAGGACATCGGTCGCCACAACTGCCTCGATCGCTGTGCCGGCTGGCTGCTGCGCGAGGGGCGCGACCCGGCGTCCCTGGCCCTGTTCGTCTCGGCGCGGGTCACGGCGAGTTTGTGCCTCAAGATCCGCAAGCTGGGCGTGCCCATGGTGGTCAGCAAGTCGGCCGTGACCACAGCGTCCCTGGACATGGCAGCCAAGAGCGGCCTGACCCTGGTGGGCTTCGCCCGCGAGGGTCGCTTCACAGTCTTCGCGGACCCCAAGGGCAGGATCGGCCAATGA
- the mobA gene encoding molybdenum cofactor guanylyltransferase: MNQMCGRQLAGVVLAGGKSSRLGRDKARILFEGQDLLSRTAGLLRSVTPEVWVIGRDPADHGLSLPWRLDDVPGKGPVGGIITALRALSRPCLVLSCDLPFIERDYLERLMEARAACTQPVLMTTYGQVETEYIEALVAIYEPEALPVLESAVVRGEHKLSRIVPREHRCQVPYSQEQALPFFNINYPADLALMRKLEARADGQAEGAA, encoded by the coding sequence ATGAACCAAATGTGCGGGCGGCAGTTGGCGGGAGTAGTCCTGGCCGGCGGCAAGAGCAGCAGGCTCGGCCGCGACAAGGCCCGCATACTGTTCGAAGGCCAGGATCTCTTGTCGCGCACGGCCGGGCTGCTGCGCTCCGTGACGCCCGAGGTCTGGGTCATTGGCCGCGACCCGGCGGATCACGGCTTGAGCCTGCCCTGGAGGCTTGACGACGTCCCCGGCAAGGGGCCCGTGGGCGGCATCATCACGGCTCTGCGTGCCCTGAGTCGACCCTGCCTCGTGCTATCCTGCGACCTGCCCTTCATCGAGCGCGACTATCTGGAGCGGCTCATGGAGGCCAGGGCGGCTTGCACGCAGCCGGTGCTCATGACCACCTATGGCCAGGTGGAGACCGAATACATCGAGGCCCTGGTGGCCATCTACGAGCCCGAGGCCCTGCCCGTGCTGGAAAGCGCCGTGGTCAGGGGCGAACACAAGCTCTCGCGCATCGTGCCGCGCGAGCATCGTTGCCAGGTCCCATACAGCCAGGAGCAGGCTTTGCCTTTTTTCAATATCAACTATCCGGCGGACCTGGCGCTCATGCGCAAGCTGGAAGCCAGGGCCGACGGACAGGCGGAGGGCGCGGCATGA
- the modA gene encoding molybdate ABC transporter substrate-binding protein — MKRLILSCFLALTMVIPARAAELTVSAAASLTDAFNEIKPLFEAAHHGNTLVMNFAASGPLYKQIEQGAPVDVFASANQKWMNEAEKKGFVAAGTRKDFAANALVLAVPADNPAKIRSTADLEKKGVQRIALGTPETVPAGQYAKQALVKAGKWDALAPKFIYGESVRQVLDYLARDEVDAGFVYATDAAKEREKVYVLSEIELEQPVTYPIAVMADSTHKDLALSFLDFLGSDEGRAILSKWGFKKP; from the coding sequence ATGAAACGCCTGATTCTGTCCTGTTTCCTCGCCCTGACCATGGTGATCCCGGCGCGAGCCGCGGAGTTGACCGTTTCAGCCGCGGCCAGCCTTACCGACGCCTTCAACGAAATCAAACCATTGTTCGAGGCCGCGCACCACGGCAACACGCTGGTCATGAACTTCGCAGCCTCCGGGCCACTCTACAAGCAGATCGAACAGGGAGCGCCCGTGGACGTGTTCGCCTCGGCCAACCAGAAATGGATGAATGAAGCCGAAAAGAAAGGCTTTGTTGCAGCCGGCACGCGCAAGGACTTCGCTGCCAATGCCCTGGTGCTGGCCGTGCCAGCCGACAACCCGGCCAAGATCCGGTCCACCGCCGACCTGGAGAAGAAGGGTGTCCAGCGCATCGCCCTGGGCACGCCCGAGACCGTGCCCGCCGGCCAGTACGCCAAGCAGGCCCTGGTCAAGGCCGGCAAGTGGGATGCCCTTGCGCCCAAGTTCATCTATGGCGAGTCCGTGCGCCAGGTGCTCGATTACTTGGCTCGCGACGAGGTGGACGCCGGTTTCGTCTACGCCACCGATGCGGCCAAAGAACGGGAAAAGGTCTATGTCTTGTCCGAGATCGAACTGGAACAGCCGGTGACTTATCCCATAGCTGTCATGGCCGACTCGACGCATAAGGATCTTGCCTTGTCCTTTCTGGACTTCCTGGGCAGCGACGAAGGTCGGGCCATCCTGTCCAAATGGGGCTTCAAGAAGCCGTAA
- a CDS encoding ATP-binding cassette domain-containing protein produces MLFHIDIEKRLSNQSRQFTLQSRITTHGERLALFGPSGSGKSLTLLALAGLLRPDRGRIAMGERVLFDSEQGLFVPPSQRRVGFVFQDYALFPHLTVRQNAAFGLRRLFRRLTAAQSKRVDDVLELFGLAELAGCLPGEISGGQRQRVALARAVAPSPELLLLDEPFSALDQPLRVRVRRETRRLLDMLNIPAVLVTHDPEDVQALADIVVVYREGRVVRVAEAENSGASGPGVWLDSFEAI; encoded by the coding sequence ATGTTGTTTCACATCGATATAGAGAAACGGCTCTCGAACCAGTCCCGCCAGTTCACACTGCAAAGCCGTATCACGACCCACGGCGAGCGGCTGGCCCTGTTCGGTCCCTCGGGCTCGGGCAAGTCGCTGACGCTCTTGGCTCTGGCCGGGCTGCTGCGACCGGACCGGGGGCGCATCGCCATGGGCGAACGCGTGCTGTTCGACTCGGAACAAGGCTTGTTCGTGCCGCCCAGTCAGCGCAGGGTCGGCTTCGTATTCCAGGACTACGCCCTGTTTCCACACCTGACCGTGCGCCAGAACGCGGCCTTCGGCTTGCGGAGGCTCTTCCGCAGGCTCACGGCAGCGCAATCCAAACGCGTGGACGATGTTCTGGAGTTGTTCGGCCTGGCCGAATTGGCGGGCTGCCTGCCCGGGGAGATCTCGGGCGGCCAGCGTCAGCGCGTAGCCCTGGCCAGGGCCGTGGCTCCCAGCCCAGAACTGCTGTTGTTGGACGAGCCGTTCTCTGCCCTGGACCAGCCACTGCGGGTGCGCGTGCGTCGCGAGACGCGCCGGCTGCTGGACATGCTGAACATCCCCGCCGTGCTCGTGACCCATGATCCCGAGGACGTGCAGGCTCTGGCCGATATCGTGGTCGTCTACCGCGAGGGCCGGGTCGTTCGCGTGGCCGAAGCCGAGAATTCCGGTGCGAGCGGCCCGGGTGTGTGGCTGGATAGCTTCGAGGCGATATAG
- a CDS encoding transposase, which translates to MSNIQPATELAQGIFASEPTARRYVLSHCEQNGKLRCPKCDEARVYRLSDERLRCSRCRYTFHELSRRWINVGGLSCLDWLRLLKLFEQELTANRMAPQLGLSYNTVYKAVTTLRFSLLSQALDAKQLLTGAFGLDLGFENGRIGMEKSKERMGSFPVFGLMEKSGWAFVDLLPYMTAETVLHFHFNFKLKLERMGNIVYSDKYKHYDALIFCGDETIPLHIINGRDRQAYVDSLVSGFWRFAQDRLRQYNGVTSRRFPLYLKELEFRYNHRNEELFPLLVSSLCRLVPEYE; encoded by the coding sequence ATGTCGAACATCCAGCCTGCGACCGAGCTTGCGCAGGGCATCTTCGCTTCCGAGCCGACCGCCAGGCGCTACGTGCTGTCCCATTGCGAGCAGAATGGCAAGCTGCGCTGCCCCAAGTGCGACGAGGCCCGCGTCTATCGGCTGTCCGACGAGCGCCTGCGCTGTTCGCGCTGCCGTTACACGTTCCATGAGCTTTCGCGGCGCTGGATCAATGTGGGCGGTCTGTCCTGCCTGGATTGGCTGCGCCTGCTCAAGCTGTTCGAGCAGGAGTTGACCGCCAATCGCATGGCCCCCCAACTCGGGCTGTCCTACAATACGGTCTACAAGGCTGTAACCACCTTGCGTTTTTCACTGCTGTCACAGGCCCTGGACGCCAAGCAACTGCTTACGGGCGCCTTCGGCCTGGATCTTGGTTTCGAGAACGGCCGCATCGGCATGGAGAAGAGCAAGGAACGCATGGGCTCCTTTCCGGTCTTCGGGCTTATGGAAAAGTCAGGCTGGGCTTTCGTGGACCTGCTGCCCTACATGACCGCCGAGACGGTCCTGCACTTCCACTTCAACTTCAAGCTCAAGCTCGAGCGCATGGGCAACATCGTCTACTCCGACAAATACAAGCATTACGACGCGCTTATCTTCTGCGGCGACGAGACCATCCCCCTGCACATCATCAACGGTCGCGACCGCCAGGCCTACGTGGACTCCCTCGTCAGCGGCTTCTGGCGTTTCGCCCAAGACCGACTCCGCCAGTACAACGGCGTGACATCCCGGCGCTTTCCACTCTACCTTAAGGAGCTGGAATTCCGTTACAATCACCGCAACGAGGAGCTGTTTCCACTCCTCGTGTCCAGTCTGTGCAGGCTGGTGCCGGAGTACGAGTAA
- the moaA gene encoding GTP 3',8-cyclase MoaA — translation MTGIERLHKNERILDSHGRTVSYLRLSVTDRCNLRCAYCFSKDIRFIDHQSILRYEELLTIVDLAKELGIRKVRLTGGEPFVRKDFLWLVEHILARHPELDLRITTNATLLAGKVRTLKELGVTHLNVSLDTLDPRKFVDITGRDFFRQVRSALDEVMAEGIKLKVNAVAMRGVNDDELPAFLALARDNPLDMRFIEFMPMGDDDLWSDMRYWPASDILRQAEELAELVPVQSFDGGPDADRGPARVYSIKGGKGRLGLISPLSDHFCGTCNRLRITPDGKLRTCLFSDREYRLLPMLRHPNLGPEAVLRAMRLASTRKPLGYKLLAARAKGHSVAGKRMSAIGG, via the coding sequence ATGACCGGCATCGAACGGCTGCACAAGAATGAACGCATCCTGGACAGCCACGGCAGGACCGTGAGCTACCTGCGGCTGTCCGTCACGGATCGCTGCAACCTGCGTTGCGCCTACTGCTTCTCCAAGGACATCCGCTTCATCGATCACCAGAGCATCCTGCGCTATGAGGAGCTTTTGACCATCGTGGATCTGGCCAAGGAACTGGGCATCCGCAAGGTGCGCCTGACTGGCGGCGAGCCTTTCGTGCGCAAGGATTTCCTGTGGCTCGTGGAGCATATCCTGGCCCGCCATCCAGAGCTGGACCTGCGCATCACCACCAACGCCACACTGCTTGCGGGCAAGGTCAGGACTCTCAAGGAACTGGGCGTAACGCATTTGAACGTGTCCCTGGATACCCTTGACCCGCGCAAGTTCGTGGACATCACCGGCCGCGATTTCTTCCGCCAGGTGCGCTCGGCCCTGGACGAGGTCATGGCCGAGGGCATCAAGCTTAAGGTCAATGCCGTGGCCATGCGCGGGGTCAATGACGACGAACTGCCGGCCTTCCTGGCCCTGGCCCGCGACAACCCCTTGGATATGCGCTTCATCGAGTTCATGCCCATGGGCGATGACGACCTGTGGTCGGACATGCGCTATTGGCCGGCAAGCGACATTCTGCGCCAAGCCGAGGAACTGGCCGAACTAGTGCCCGTCCAAAGCTTCGACGGCGGCCCCGACGCCGACCGCGGCCCGGCACGCGTATATTCCATCAAGGGCGGCAAAGGCAGGCTGGGGCTTATCTCGCCTCTGTCGGATCACTTCTGCGGCACGTGCAACCGGCTGCGCATAACTCCTGACGGCAAGCTGCGCACCTGCCTCTTCTCGGACCGGGAGTACCGTCTGCTGCCCATGCTGCGCCACCCTAATCTGGGCCCCGAGGCCGTGCTGCGAGCCATGCGCCTGGCCAGCACGCGCAAGCCCTTGGGCTATAAGCTGCTCGCCGCCAGGGCCAAGGGCCACTCCGTGGCCGGCAAGCGCATGTCGGCCATCGGTGGATAG
- a CDS encoding formate dehydrogenase accessory protein FdhE: protein MAFDYDTEKRRLERKLAAVEKKGFLPKELLDMVGRTARLQLEAQREVRVEVPTDLGDAMRAALGAPLLPRAEFGCDREQALRLFGELLSVTADAGGALADASATVRKAVEEDALDPDEALSRFLAGDEAFFQEWGQKTPGAPRLLSFLVQASLTPSLRATAEAVADRAKLDVARNNGHCPICGSLPFIGSLREKEGYRYLSCSFCHSDYRAKRLACAYCGEDNQQHLEYFESADEPGYRVELCHSCKRYVKTADFRNFDRLCVPGLDDLESLALDIRAVEEGYSRPTLSAWGF, encoded by the coding sequence ATGGCGTTCGACTATGATACCGAAAAGCGCCGCTTAGAGCGCAAGTTGGCGGCGGTCGAGAAGAAGGGCTTCCTGCCCAAGGAACTGCTGGACATGGTCGGCCGCACCGCGCGCTTGCAGTTGGAGGCGCAACGCGAGGTGCGCGTGGAAGTGCCCACGGACCTGGGCGACGCCATGCGTGCGGCCCTCGGCGCGCCCCTCTTGCCCAGGGCGGAATTCGGCTGTGACCGCGAACAGGCCCTGCGCCTGTTCGGAGAGTTGCTGAGTGTGACGGCCGATGCCGGCGGAGCCTTGGCCGATGCGTCCGCAACGGTGCGCAAGGCCGTGGAAGAGGACGCGTTGGACCCTGACGAGGCCTTGTCCCGTTTTCTCGCGGGCGACGAGGCCTTTTTCCAGGAGTGGGGCCAAAAGACCCCCGGCGCGCCAAGGCTGTTGTCATTCCTGGTCCAGGCCAGCCTGACCCCGAGCCTGCGCGCGACAGCCGAGGCCGTTGCCGATCGGGCCAAGCTGGACGTGGCCCGGAACAACGGACACTGTCCGATCTGCGGCAGTCTGCCCTTCATCGGTTCTCTGCGCGAGAAGGAAGGCTACCGCTACCTGAGCTGCTCCTTCTGTCACAGCGATTACAGGGCAAAGCGTCTGGCCTGCGCCTACTGCGGCGAGGACAACCAGCAACACCTGGAATATTTCGAGTCCGCTGACGAGCCCGGCTATCGCGTGGAGTTGTGCCACTCGTGCAAACGCTATGTGAAGACAGCGGATTTCCGTAACTTCGATAGGCTTTGCGTGCCGGGCCTGGATGATCTCGAATCCCTGGCCCTGGATATTCGCGCCGTCGAGGAGGGCTACAGCAGGCCGACCCTGTCGGCCTGGGGGTTCTAG